Genomic DNA from Paenibacillus borealis:
ACCGTGACACCTGAGGGGGAGGAAATTGCTGTTCCCTCACGCAGGCACTCCGGACTGTCCTGGTCACAGCATTTCTGGAAGGTGGAGCCTGTGCTGGAGGAAGGCGGTGCCCTGCGCCGGGGCAGGTTCGGCGATGCTGCGGTCATGATCTGCGGCACTGTGGAGACAACGGATATCCTGAGCCGCATGCTTGGGGAGAATCCGGATTTGTTCTCGGACAATGAGCCGCTGCACGGGGAAGCTGTGCCCGAGTCGCTGCCCAAGACGAAGCCGGGAGTCCCGCAGCGGACCGTCAGGGAACGTACGTAACTTTAAATTGAATCTAAGTTACCTGCCCATTCTGGCAAGGCTCTATCAATGTATGGTATATTATTCTCACAAAAAACAAAGTAAGGAGATTGGAAATGACAAAAACTTTGATCTTTGGACACAAAAACCCGGATACAGATACAATCTGTTCAGCAATTGCGTATGCAGCACTTAAGAAGGAATTAGGCTGGGATGCCGAGCCGGTCCGTCTGGGAGAGGTCAGCGGCGAAACTCAATATGCACTTGATCACTTCGGGGTACCGGCACCGCGTCTGGTGGAGAATGTTGCAGCTGAAGCGAACCAGGTTATTCTCGTTGACCATAATGAACGCCAGCAAAGTGCGAATGATATCGATCAGGTCCGTGTGGTTGAGGTTATCGACCATCACCGGATTGCGAACTTTGAAACCGCTCATCCGCTGTACTATCGTGCAGAGCCTGTAGGCTGTACTGCAACAATCCTGAACAAGCTGTACAAAGAGAATGGTGTAGCTATTCCGAAGAACATCGCCGGTCTGATGCTCTCCGCTATCATTTCCGACTCCCTGCTGTTCAAATCGCCAACCTGCACTGAAGAGGATGTTGCCGCTGCACGTGAACTGGCTGACATCGCTGGTGTAGATGCTGAGAGCTATGGCCTTGCCTTGCTCAAGGCAGGTGCTGACCTCAGTGACAAGAGTATCGCCCAGCTGATCTCCCTGGATGCCAAGGAATTCAAAATGGGTGAATACAAAGTGGAGATCGCCCAGGTCAATGCTGTGGATGTGAATGATGTGCTGTCCAAGCAGGCTGAGCTGGAAACGGCCCTTACAGCTATTATCGATGACAAGGGACTTGATCTGTTCCTGTTCGTAGTTACCGATATCCTGAATAACGATTCTGTAGGATTGGCTCTGGGCCGTGTAGCCGGCGCTGTGGAGCAGGCTTACAATGTGAAGCTGGACGACAACAAAGCTGTGCTGAAGGGTGTAGTTTCCCGCAAATCACAGATCGTACCGGTTCTGACTGAAACGATTGCCAAGCTGTAAAGACTCGCCCGGAATCGTTTTATATTTATAATTTTTACGCATAATAACCGGTTGCAGCATTCTTAACAGGATGAGGCAACCGGTTTTATTTTACAATTGAGAGCAACTCCTTCCGGTTTGACGGGTATAATCAGCATAGGGATATTTGAGGGGGACGGAAATGATGGGGAAAATGCGTAAGCTGGTGGTGTCCACACTCGGGCTGATGATTATCTCAGGAGGAACTCTGCTGTATGCTGCTGCGGGCAAAACGGATCTCTCAGTGTACATAAATAACGTGCTTCAAAAGCAGCCGGGGATATCATCGGAAGGCCAGGCCTATCTGCCGCTGGACCAGCTTCCTGACAATATGCATGCGATCCTGTCACTGGACGAGTCGGCGGGGACGATCCGTATCTATAAGCCTAATGTGAACACGGTGCTGCTTGATGATAAGGGGACCATTTTTGGCAAAGTAAGAACCGCAT
This window encodes:
- a CDS encoding manganese-dependent inorganic pyrophosphatase is translated as MTKTLIFGHKNPDTDTICSAIAYAALKKELGWDAEPVRLGEVSGETQYALDHFGVPAPRLVENVAAEANQVILVDHNERQQSANDIDQVRVVEVIDHHRIANFETAHPLYYRAEPVGCTATILNKLYKENGVAIPKNIAGLMLSAIISDSLLFKSPTCTEEDVAAARELADIAGVDAESYGLALLKAGADLSDKSIAQLISLDAKEFKMGEYKVEIAQVNAVDVNDVLSKQAELETALTAIIDDKGLDLFLFVVTDILNNDSVGLALGRVAGAVEQAYNVKLDDNKAVLKGVVSRKSQIVPVLTETIAKL